A genomic stretch from Physeter macrocephalus isolate SW-GA unplaced genomic scaffold, ASM283717v5 random_436, whole genome shotgun sequence includes:
- the DES gene encoding desmin isoform X2, whose product MSQAYSSSQRVSSYRRTFGGAPSFPLGSPLSSPVFPRAGFGTKGSSSSVTSRVYQVSRTSGGAGGLGALRASRLGATRAPSSYGAGELLDFSLADAVNQEFLTTRTNEKVELQELNDRFANYIEKVRFLEQQNAALAAEVNRLKGREPTRVAEIYEEELRELRRQVEVLTNQRARVDVERDNLLDDLQRLKAKMQEEIQLKEEAENNLAAFRADVDAATLARIDLERRIESLNEEIAFLKKVHEEEIRELQAQLQEQQVQVEVDVSKPDLTAALRDIRAQYETIAAKNISEAEEWYKSKVSDLTQAANKNNDALRQAKQEMMEYRHQIQSYTCEIDALKGTNDSLMRQMRELEDRFASEASGYQDNIARLEEEIRHLKDEMARHLREYQDLLNVKMALDVEIATYRKLLEGEESRINLPIQTFSALNFRGKNTRCASPSYNVHHMLVAC is encoded by the exons ATGAGCCAGGCCTACTCGTCCAGCCAGCGCGTGTCCTCCTACCGCCGCACCTTCGGCGGGGCCCCGAGCTTCCCGCTCGGCTCCCCGCTGAGCTCGCCGGTGTTCCCGCGTGCGGGCTTCGGCACCAAGGGCTCCTCGAGCTCGGTGACATCCCGCGTGTACCAGGTGTCGCGCACGtcgggcggggccgggggcctgggggCGCTGCGGGCCAGCCGGCTGGGGGCAACCCGCGCGCCCTCCTCCTACGGAGCGGGCGAGCTGCTGGACTTCTCGCTGGCCGACGCCGTGAACCAGGAGTTCCTGACCACGCGCACCAACGAGAAGGTGGAGCTTCAGGAGCTCAACGATCGCTTCGCCAACTACATAGAGAAGGTGCGCTTCCTGGAGCAGCAGAACGCGGCGCTCGCTGCCGAGGTGAACCGGCTCAAGGGCCGGGAGCCGACGCGGGTGGCCGAGATCTACGAGGAGGAGCTGCGCGAGCTGCGGCGCCAGGTGGAGGTGCTCACCAACCAGCGCGCCCGCGTCGACGTCGAGCGGGACAACCTGCTGGACGACCTGCAGCGGCTCAAGGCCAA GATGCAAGAGGAAATTCAGCTGAAAGAAGAAGCGGAGAACAATTTGGCTGCCTTCCGAGCG GACGTGGATGCAGCCACTCTAGCTCGAATTGACCTGGAGCGCAGGATCGAATCTCTCAACGAGGAAATTGCGTTCCTTAAGAAAGTGCACGAAGAG GAGATCCGTGAGCTGCAAGCCCAGCTTCAGGAACAGCAGGTCCAGGTGGAGGTGGACGTGTCCAAGCCAGACCTCACGGCCGCCCTCAGAGACATCCGGGCTCAGTATGAGACCATCGCGGCTAAGAACATCTCGGAAGCCGAAGAGTGGTACAAGTCAAAG GTGTCTGACCTGACCCAGGCAGCCAACAAGAACAATGATGCACTGCGCCAGGCCAAACAGGAGATGATGGAGTACCGCCACCAGATCCAGTCCTACACTTGCGAGATCGACGCCCTCAAGGGCACT AACGACTCGCTGATGAGGCAGATGCGGGAGCTGGAGGACCGCTTTGCTAGTGAGGCCAGCGGCTACCAGGACAACATCGCACGCCTGGAGGAGGAGATCCGACACCTCAAGGATGAGATGGCCCGCCACCTGCGCGAGTACCAGGACCTGCTCAATGTCAAGATGGCCTTGGACGTGGAGATTGCCACCTACCGGAAGCTGCTGGAGGGCGAGGAGAGCCG GATCAACCTCCCTATCCAGACCTTCTCTGCCCTCAACTTCCGAG GAAAAAATACACGCTGTGCTTCACCGAGTTACAATGTTCATCACATGCTGGTTGCCTGCTAA
- the DES gene encoding desmin isoform X1 → MSQAYSSSQRVSSYRRTFGGAPSFPLGSPLSSPVFPRAGFGTKGSSSSVTSRVYQVSRTSGGAGGLGALRASRLGATRAPSSYGAGELLDFSLADAVNQEFLTTRTNEKVELQELNDRFANYIEKVRFLEQQNAALAAEVNRLKGREPTRVAEIYEEELRELRRQVEVLTNQRARVDVERDNLLDDLQRLKAKMQEEIQLKEEAENNLAAFRADVDAATLARIDLERRIESLNEEIAFLKKVHEEEIRELQAQLQEQQVQVEVDVSKPDLTAALRDIRAQYETIAAKNISEAEEWYKSKVSDLTQAANKNNDALRQAKQEMMEYRHQIQSYTCEIDALKGTNDSLMRQMRELEDRFASEASGYQDNIARLEEEIRHLKDEMARHLREYQDLLNVKMALDVEIATYRKLLEGEESRINLPIQTFSALNFRETSPEQRGSEVHTKKTVMIKTIETRDGEVVSEATQQQHEVL, encoded by the exons ATGAGCCAGGCCTACTCGTCCAGCCAGCGCGTGTCCTCCTACCGCCGCACCTTCGGCGGGGCCCCGAGCTTCCCGCTCGGCTCCCCGCTGAGCTCGCCGGTGTTCCCGCGTGCGGGCTTCGGCACCAAGGGCTCCTCGAGCTCGGTGACATCCCGCGTGTACCAGGTGTCGCGCACGtcgggcggggccgggggcctgggggCGCTGCGGGCCAGCCGGCTGGGGGCAACCCGCGCGCCCTCCTCCTACGGAGCGGGCGAGCTGCTGGACTTCTCGCTGGCCGACGCCGTGAACCAGGAGTTCCTGACCACGCGCACCAACGAGAAGGTGGAGCTTCAGGAGCTCAACGATCGCTTCGCCAACTACATAGAGAAGGTGCGCTTCCTGGAGCAGCAGAACGCGGCGCTCGCTGCCGAGGTGAACCGGCTCAAGGGCCGGGAGCCGACGCGGGTGGCCGAGATCTACGAGGAGGAGCTGCGCGAGCTGCGGCGCCAGGTGGAGGTGCTCACCAACCAGCGCGCCCGCGTCGACGTCGAGCGGGACAACCTGCTGGACGACCTGCAGCGGCTCAAGGCCAA GATGCAAGAGGAAATTCAGCTGAAAGAAGAAGCGGAGAACAATTTGGCTGCCTTCCGAGCG GACGTGGATGCAGCCACTCTAGCTCGAATTGACCTGGAGCGCAGGATCGAATCTCTCAACGAGGAAATTGCGTTCCTTAAGAAAGTGCACGAAGAG GAGATCCGTGAGCTGCAAGCCCAGCTTCAGGAACAGCAGGTCCAGGTGGAGGTGGACGTGTCCAAGCCAGACCTCACGGCCGCCCTCAGAGACATCCGGGCTCAGTATGAGACCATCGCGGCTAAGAACATCTCGGAAGCCGAAGAGTGGTACAAGTCAAAG GTGTCTGACCTGACCCAGGCAGCCAACAAGAACAATGATGCACTGCGCCAGGCCAAACAGGAGATGATGGAGTACCGCCACCAGATCCAGTCCTACACTTGCGAGATCGACGCCCTCAAGGGCACT AACGACTCGCTGATGAGGCAGATGCGGGAGCTGGAGGACCGCTTTGCTAGTGAGGCCAGCGGCTACCAGGACAACATCGCACGCCTGGAGGAGGAGATCCGACACCTCAAGGATGAGATGGCCCGCCACCTGCGCGAGTACCAGGACCTGCTCAATGTCAAGATGGCCTTGGACGTGGAGATTGCCACCTACCGGAAGCTGCTGGAGGGCGAGGAGAGCCG GATCAACCTCCCTATCCAGACCTTCTCTGCCCTCAACTTCCGAG AAACAAGCCCCGAGCAAAGGGGTTCTGAGGTCCATACCAAGAAGACAGTGATGATCAAGACCATCGAGACCCGGGACGGGGAG gtCGTCAGTGAGGCCACACAGCAGCAACACGAGGTGCTCTAA